The Euphorbia lathyris chromosome 3, ddEupLath1.1, whole genome shotgun sequence genome contains a region encoding:
- the LOC136223215 gene encoding uncharacterized protein, protein MGAAESVRVTEDEDEEEEEEDAEEEDEEEEEEEEEEDAEDGNGDPIRREIDGNDLVKKVLEQEPEMLPCHASASPLSPQLSSLGTPRLGPSIKVWDPYNVLAPSPPPPPAPFFSRSYSSPCGIVDEDRTFTEVFLISHGECDLILRPDLVGGRCHAAALTPNGKRQARALAVFLNSNGVRFNAVYSSPLIRARSMAVSVCQEMNLADEQIQSLDALIEISLGLWEGCPSSEIYTSEVVSLIEISQPDFCAPSGESLRQVEFRMNQFLNGTVLGLPEKLRSDFSLHHQNESQVFSHDRDPHSLLPQQWDVLHRHRPGLSRKKSGKSRLQNVTTTGNHEGEDEISPTESNHQNSLHNLSMRSSSASISSCIGVFTHSTPIKCLLSGILGCSPLMSHKICIEDSSVTVLQHSWRTGWQIKRLNDTAHLRLL, encoded by the exons ATGGGCGCCGCCGAATCAGTACGAGTAACCGAAGAtgaagacgaagaagaagaagaagaagacgcggaagaagaagatgaagaggaagaagaagaagaagaagaagaagacgctGAAGATGGTAATGGTGATCCTATTAGGAGAGAAATTGATGGGAACGATTTGGTAAAGAAGGTTTTAGAACAAGAGCCCGAAATGCTACCGTGCCATGCATCAGCATCTCCGCTTTCTCCTCAGCTATCGTCCCTCGGCACACCGCGCCTTGGTCCCTCCATTAAGGTTTGGGACCCTTACAATGTCCTGGCTCCCTCTCCACCGCCTCCTCCTGCTCCTTTTTTCTCCCGGAGCTACTCGTCGCCTTGTGGAATTGTTGACGAGGATCGGACCTTTACGGAGGTCTTCTTGATTAGTCACGGTGAGTGCGACCTCATTTTGAGACCTGATTTGGTCGGAGGCAGGTGTCACGCGGCGGCTTTGACTCCTAATGGGAAACGTCAGGCGAGAGCTTTAGCTGTGTTCTTGAACTCAAATGGAGTGAGGTTCAATGCCGTTTATTCCTCGCCTTTGATTCGCGCAAGGTCAATGGCGGTTTCTGTTTGTCAG GAAATGAATTTGGCAGATGAACAAATACAATCATTAGATGCGCTTATAGAGATAAGTCTCGGGCTTTGGGAGGGGTGCCCCAGTTCAGAAATATATACATCAGAAGTTGTGAGCTTGATTGAAATTTCTCAACCTGATTTTTGTGCACCATCTGGAGAGTCACTTAGGCAGGTGGAATTTAGGATGAATCAGTTCTTAAATGGGACAGTTCTCGGACTTCCCGAAAAATTGAGGTCAGATTTCTCACTGCACCACCAAAATGAGAGCCAAGTCTTTTCTCACGACCGAGATCCACATTCCCTACTCCCCCAACAATGGGATGTCCTCCACAGGCATCGGCCGGGGTTGTCAAGAAAGAAATCTGGCAAGAGCAGGCTACAGAACGTGACCACCACTGGCAATCATGAGGGGGAGGATGAGATCTCTCCAACAGAATCTAACCACCAAAACTCGCTCCATAATTTAAGTATGAGGAGCTCATCTGCCTCCATCTCTTCATGTATCGGCGTTTTCACCCATTCTACTCCTATCAAGTGCCTCCTCAGTGGCATCTTAGGATGCAGCCCATTAATGTCACATAAGATTTGCATAGAAGATTCATCAGTAACAGTATTGCAGCATTCATGGAGAACAGGTTGGCAGATAAAGCGCTTGAATGAtacggcacatctcaggcttctATAA